One Campylobacter sp. MIT 99-7217 genomic window, TATAGAATCTTTTAGCTCTTTTAGCTCTTTTTTAGCCCTCTTTTTATCCTCGCTTGTGTATTTGCTTTCCTCTCCTTTTGCTCTACGATAATTTATGATAGCTTCTAAATTTAGCAAGCTTTTTTCGTGTTTAGATTCTAAAATTGCCTTGTTTTGCTCTAAAAGTTCATTATATCTTTCTTGTTCTTCTTTGCTAAATTTTTGTAAAAATAAAATGGAGCATTTTACAGATGCCTTAGCACTGATAAAGGTTTCAGTAGGCAAGGATATAACGGCTCTAAGATAGGCTTTGCCCTCTACAAATTTACGCACATAAGAAGCATTTGGTGTATTAAAAACGCCCTCTGGTAAGACTATGCCAAGCCTACCACTAGGCTTTAATAAATCAAGACAACGATTGATAAAAAGATGCTCAGTTTTATCACTTTGTAGATTTTCTTTAAGCTCAAAAAGTGAGGCTATGGGCTCTCCTATATTATCCAAAATCTTTCTTTGTGCATTTTGATAAATTTCTTTGCCGTAAATTTTATAGTATTCTTCTATGTATTCTTCCTTGCCCTCTTTTGGTGCTAACTTGCCTTTAGAATCTAGCTTTAGCTGGGAATCTTTTTCTAAGATTTTTTCATCCTTTTCTACTTGGCTTCCAAAGGGTGGATTTGTAAGGATAATATCAAAGCGATTTTCAAAGATACCATTGACATTTAAAAGTCCGTTGTGATGGTGAATTCCACCATGCCCGTCTCCGTGCATTATCATATTCATTTTAGAGGTCCTTGCCATTCTATCATTTGCGTCAGTGCCGAAAATACAAGAATTAGAAAGCTTAAAAAGCCTAGTGTTTTTGTTTTCATTATCTAGTTCTTTTTGTAATTCTTGCCATTTTTCATTTAATTTTTTGCTTTCTTCTTGGCTTATTTCTTTTTTATTGCCTATCAAATTTAGCTTAAAATCTTCATATTGATTAATCAAATCTTTTTGTATATCTTCTTTAATCTTACTAAAGATTCTAATCAAAAAGCCCCCACTGCCACTAGCAGGATCACAACATATCTCATTTTCCCTTGGGTTTATCATCTCTATCATAAAATCTACCACACTTCTAGGGGTAAAAAACTGCCCTAACTCACCTCTTAAGGTAGAGCCTAAAAATTTCTCAAAGGCTATGCCCTTAATATCTGTTGAGGTAAGGGATAAGTTGTATTTTTCAAGCTCTTCAACTATGCGTAAAATGGTGCTTTCTTTTAGCTTTATTTTTTCATTTACTTCAAAAATTTCATCTTTGGCAAAAACTTTTTTGGTTTGAGAAAAAAGCGATTCTAAGGGATTAACATTAAATTTTTTAGCTTCTTCAAAATATTGGACTGTAAATTTATTTTCTTTTTTACCCTTTAATAAGTCTCTTTCTACATACACTTTCATAAATAAAATTTTAGAAATCTCATCAAAGGCTTCAGTGGGAGCAAGTTTGTCCATATTTCTTATGATATTGTGGCATTTGTGTAGTTTTGTAGCAAATTCATCCTCTTTAAAGGCGACTAAATCATTAAAAAGCTTTTCAATTTCTTCTTTACTTGCCTTGTTTTCAGGGATATTTGAAATCTCTTGTCTGTGTCCTGGCACTTTATCTTCTAATATACGCCAAAATCTAGTCTCGTAGCTATTGTGCGTTATAAAAAAGGGAGCACCAAGTGTTCTAGCATAGCTCTCACCTTGGGCATAATCATCTTCACTAATGCGGATATTATCAGCCTTGCATTCTACTACTATAAATGGGAGCCTATTAGTTTGCTTATCCTCTATACTTTGCCATATCACTATATCAGCTCTTGTTGTGCCTTTGCCATACTTTGTTTTTACTTCCTCATCCATTTGAGCTAGGTCGTATTTGTAGTTATTTACGAGGGTAAGAACGAATTTTTGCCTGATTATTTCTTCTGGAGTAGCCACTAGGTATTTAGCTCTTATGTGCGAGTAAATCTTACCCTCTTTATTAAATTTTAATTCAAGTTGTGTCATCTTGATACCTTTGCTTAATGTTTAATTTATTTTATAATGAACTTAATTAAAAATTTTAAAATATTTTATCAAATTATAGCAACCCAAAACTCATAATGCTTTTCTTAAATACCATATTTTACCTTAATTTTTAACTTTCATAACGCTTCCTTTTACAAAAACATTTAAAATTTTCAAAGAATTTTATGTTAGAATTTAGCTTCATTTTTAAGGAAAATTTAATGAAAGAAATTTTGATCACAAATGATGACGGCTTTGAAAGCGAGGGGCTTAGAAAGCTTGTTAAAATGCTTAGAAAAGAGTTTAAGGCAAAGGTTACGGTTGTCGCTCCAGCTAGTGAAAAATCAGCTTGCTCGCACTCTATCACACTTACTAAACCGCTTAAATTTGTAAAGGTTGGAAAAAGATTTTACAAGCTTGATGATGGCACGCCAAGTGATTGTATTTACCTTGCTTTGCATGCTCTTTATAAAACGCGTTTGCCTGATCTTGTGATAAGCGGTATCAACAAAGGGGCAAATGTAGGCGAGGATATCACCTATTCAGGCACTTGTGCTGGGGCTATGGAAGCTGTTTTGCAAGGAATTCCAGCCCTTGCCTTGTCGCAGTTTTATACAGCAAAAGAAAAGGAATTTGACTTTAAAAACGCCTTAAAAATCACCAAAAAAATCGTAAAAAAGATCTTTAATGAAGGCTTTGTGCTGGGTAAAAAAGAGTTTTTAAATGTCAATTTTCCCTCCGCAAAGAGCGAATTTAAGGGTATAAAAGTTTGCAAGGCAGGAAAAAGAGTGTATAACTATAAAGCAAGCTCAAATGTCAATCCTAGGGGCGTTGAGTATTTTTGGCTTGCTGCTGCTGATCTTGATCATATCGATGAAAAAGATAGTGATATAAGCTTGCTTAAAAAAGGCTATGCGACCATAACGCCCATAATGCTTGATCTTACGGCTTATGAAAGGATAAAAAGCGTTAAAAAATGGCTAGGACTTGATGATGAATGACAGATACACCCGTGTAAAATGGCTCATCGGCGAGGATAAATTTCAAAAGCTTGGTCAAATGAAAGTCCTAGTTTGTGGGCTTGGTGGCGTTGGTGGGATCTGTGTGGATACGCTTTTTCGCACGGGTTTTAAGGATTTTACCCTCATTGACGCTGATAAATTCGAGCTTACGAACCAAAACCGCCAGCTTCATAGTGAATTTATAGATGAGGCAAAGGCTGAGGTTTTTGAGCGAATTTATGGAGCAAATGCCAAGGTAAAGGGCATTGTGAGTAAGATCGATACGCAGTTTTTGCAAGGTTTTGATCTAAGCAAATTTGATCTTGTTATCGATGCGATCGATGATATCCCTGCAAAAGTAGCCCTAGCACACGCGATAAATTTTAAACAACAAATTTTCATCAGTGCCACAGGTGGAGCTAGAAAGCTTGATCCAACGCGTATCAAAACAGCTTCGATCTTCAAAACGCACGGCGATGCCTTGGCTAAAAAATTCCGCTATGAGCTTAGGAAAAGTGGCTTTAGGGGCGATTTTGATGTGGTTTTTTCAGACGAGGAAGCACATTGTAAGGATCTTGGCTCTTTTATGGGCGTTACGGCTTCTTTTGGACTAGCTTTGGCGAGTTTAGCCTTAAAAAAAGTGCTTGAAAAATGAATTTAGCTTTCAAAAAAATTTTTATTTTTTTATTATTTTTAAGCGTTTTAAAAGCTGATGAGAATTTAAAAGATCTTTTTAAGGATATGAATTTAAGCGGCGTTTTAATAAGTTTTGATGGACTAAGCTATAAAAGTAATGATTTTAAAAGGGCAAATCAAGCCTTTAGTCCTGCTTCGACCTTTAAAATCGCAAACGCACTCATCGCCCTTGATAATGGCGTTATAAAAGACGCTAACGAGGTTTTTTATATTTATAAGGGCGAAAAGGTTTTTTTACAAAGTTGGGCGCAAGATGCAAATTTAAGCACCGCTATGAAAAACTCGGCTGTGCCAGCTTTTAAAGAGCTTGCTAGAAAAATCGGACTTAAAAAGATGAAAGAAGGGCTTAAAAAGCTTGCTTATGGCAATGAAAAAATAAGCTTGATTGATGAGTTTTGGCTTGATGATAGTTTGAAAATTTCGGCAAAAGAGCAGGTGGATATGCTTTTTGCTTTGATGAGACTTGATTTGCCTTTTTCTAAGAAAGCTCAAGAAGAGGTGATAAAAACTCTTGAGTTAAAGAGCGGAATTTACGCAAAAACGGGTTTTAATGACAAAATAGGCCTCGCTTGGATAATAGGCTTCGTAAAGCAAAAAAAGCTTGCCTTTGCGATGAATTTAGACATCAAAGACTTCGAAGACTTGCCAAAGAGAGAACTTTTGCTTGAAAACGCATTACAATATAAATACTTTTAAAAGCCTACAAAGATAAATTCCTAGCCTTATAAAACTCACATTTTTGACAAAGTTCTTCAAGCAAAATACCCCTTTTAAAGCCCTCTTTCATTTTTACAAATCTTGGCTTTAAGCTTAGCTCTTCTAGGCTGTTTTCAAAGATATTTCCAAGATTTATTTGTCCAGCACTATCCAAACAGCAAGGCACTAAGATCCCATTGCTAAGCACTCCAAGCTGTTTTGAAAGAGCATGACAAGAGCCTGTTGTTTTGATCTTTTTAGAGTTTAAACTAGCCCATTTAAAAAGCCTTGCTTGGTGTAAAAAAATCTTTCTAGCAAGGCGGTTTTGCCTAGCCTCCTTGTCTATTTTTAGCTTAAAATGCTCTTCTAAAAGCTTATAAATTGGCTCATTTTGCAAGGGACTTTGAAAATTGGGCTTTAAATTCCATAGTCTAAGATTAATAAAGCTTTGCTTTTTTAAGCTTATATGTTTATCGCAAAGTTCTAAAATAGGGCTAAAATAAGCTTCAAATTTAAGCTTTTTTTGACTTAAAAAGGACATTAAGGAAAGATTAATTTGCCTGATATTATCAAATTCTAAAAGTAAGGCTTGATTTTTTTTGCTCAAATAAAAGCCACTTGTGGTAAGTTCTAGCTTCATCTTATAAGCTCTTGCTATGTTTAAATACTGCTCTAAATTTTCCAAGATCAAAGGATCGCCAAGTAGATGAAAGGTAAAAAGCCTCGCTTTGTTGTGGATTTTCCTTGCTAAATTTTCAAAATCATCAAGGCTCATAACACCCCTAAGTGCCTTAACACTAGGGCAAAAAGAGCATTCAAGTCCGCAAATATCACTAAGTTCTATATAAATTTTTTGAAATTTCATCTTTTTTAAATAGCTCCAAAGCCTTTAAACTTAAATTTGAAAGGGCTAGCTTTTGTAAATCTTGCACCCTTTTAAACTCATATCTTTGATCCCTTTCTTTCAAAATTTGATAAAAAATCTTCACATTAAGCTTAAATTTAGTATAGCTATGCTTAAACTGGGCTAAAAGGCTCATATCTTCAAGCTCGCAGTTTTCAAGCCTATCAAAGGGGAAATTATACAAATTTTTATACAAGGCTTCCTTACTTTTTAATACAGCAATTTTATCCTCAAAATTTAAGATAAACAAGGCAAGATCTAAATTTTCATAATTTTTTTTCTTGCTTTGTGGATAGCTTAAGGGCTCATTTTTACCCTTGCAAGCTTCATTTAGGGGACAAAGCTTACACTGAGCTTTTTTAGGCGTGCAAATCAAAGCTCCTATATCAAGTAAGGCTTGGTTATGATCAAAGGCATTTTTGGGATTTAAAAGCTCATCAGCTCTTGCTTGAAGCTCTTTTAAGCTTGGATTTTCAAGGGCAAAAAAGCGACTTAAAACACGGCTAATATTACCATCAACAAAGCCTAAAGCCTCTTCATAAGCAAAACAAGCAATAGCCCTTGCTGTGTAAGAGCCTATCCCACTTAGCCTTTCAAGCTCTTTAAGCTCCTTAGGAAGCTTGGCTTTGAAATTTAACACACAAGTTTTTGCACATTTTTTTAAATTCCTTGCTCTGTGATAATAACCAAGCCCTTGCCAAGCCTTTAAAAGCCTTTGTTCATCAGCTTTTGCTAGGCTTTTTAGGTTTGGAAATTCTTCTAAAAAGGGGAAATAAAAATGCTCTAAGACCCTTTTAACCTGAGTTTGCTGAAGCATAATCTCGCTAATATAAACAAGATAGGCTCTATCAAGCTTATCAAAGGCTTTTAACTTAGGATCTAAAAATTTTTTCCCTTTTTTTCTTGCTAAATAACGCCAAGGAAGTTCTTTGCGTCCGTTTTTTTCATACCAAGATAAAATTTTTTCTTGCAAAAGCTCTAAGTTCATTGAAATCCTAAAATAAAATTGTATTTTAAGTAAAAAGATATTAAAATGAGCTTTTATAAAATTCTAAGGAGTTGTAATGATGGCTTTTTTAAAGGGTTTAGGGATAGGAATTTTGTGTCTTATAGCCTTTCTTGGTGGGCTTGTTTTTACTGAATTTGTTTTCAAAAAATCCCCACGCGATGATAGGCTAGTAGTTAATGAAGTTATCGAAAGCTCTTTAAATATCACTCCTAGCAACTTCACTTCGAATGTGGAATTTTCAGCAAGTGCATTTTTAAGCACAAAGGAAAATTTAAGCGGAAGCGAAAAAGCAGAAATCACAAAAGCATTCAATGCTATCTTAGATAGGGCTTCTAAGGATAAAATTTGTAGAGGTGGAAGCTATAGTGTAGAACCCACATTTTCTTATAAAGACGGCATTTCTATACCAAAAGGACAACGATTTAGTGCATATCTTAACTGCACGATCTCAAAAGAACAACTTCAAATTTATAACACGCTTTTAAATGATATGGATAAAATCGCAACCCAAAGTAACTACATTACTATGTCTATACCTGCTTTAAAGGCGAGTTTTTCAGAACAAGACCTTAAACAAAGCGATGAAAAGCTCAAAGAAGAGCTGATCAAACAAGCTCAAGAAAAGGCAACTTATTTTTCAGAACTGACGCAAAAAGCTTGCACTTTGCAAAATTTAGAGCTTAGCTCAAATAGCCACAATATAGAGCCAAGAGTTCTTATGAGTTCAGCTAAGGCAAGTGGAATGAGCAATGATTCGTTTTCAAATGCCTTACCACTGGTTGATGAACAAACAAGAAAGGCTAATGCAAGCGTTCGCTATCTTTGTAAAAATCCCTAAAAACTTCAAATCTTTTTAAGAATATTTTGATACAATTCTAGTTTTTAAAGAAATTTGCGGGAATAGCTCAGGGGTAGAGCACAACCTTGCCAAGGTTGGGGTCGCGAGTTCGAATCTCGTTTCCCGCTCCACCTGCCCGGGTGGTGGAATTGGTAGACACAAGGGACTTAAAATCCCTCGGAATTTTTCTTCCGTGCCGGTTCAAGTCCGGCCTCGGGCACCACTTTATGGTTATCAGGGCGACATAGCCAAGCGGTAAGGCATGGGCCTGCAAAGCCTTGATCCCCGGTTCAAATCCGGGTGTCGCCTCCAAAAAGGCAAAATTACGGGAGATGGCTGAGTGGTCGAAAGCGGCGGTCTTGAAAACCGTTGAGGGTAACACCTCCAGGGGTTCGAATCCCTTTCTCCCGGCCACATTTGATAATGCCAAAACAATACACAAAGCCCAGATCAAAAATCCTTGTATTGTCTTAAAGAGCGAAGATGATTTTTTATATTTTGACGATTTTATTTTTTACTTATGTGGCTATCATCACTTTAAGAATGCTTCTTGAAAATAGATCCCCAAATTCTATCCTTGCTTGGTTCATGGTCTTGGTCTTTTTGCCTTATGTTGGGGCTTTTTTGTATATTTTCTTTGGTATAGACTGGAAAAAATCAAAAGAAAAAATTTCAGCCAAGCTCCCTGAAGACATACTTAAAAAATTCCTCTCATCTCACTTAGAAGATGAAAATACAATCCTTAAAAAAATGAAAGATCATAAACTTAACACCTCTTTAATGAATCTTGCTCTAAATACTGCTTATACACCTATCACAACACAAAATGAGGTTGAAATTTTTTATGAGGGCAAAATGCTTTTTGACCGCTTGCTAGAGGATTTAAGACAAGCAAAAACAAGCATTCACATGCAATACTATATCTTTAGAAGTGATACTTTGGGCAAAAGGATAAAAGAAGTGCTTATACAAAAGGCTAAGGAAGGTGTTGATATAAGGCTCATTTTTGATGGACTTGGAAGCCTTTTTGGTATAAGTGCTTTTTACAAAAGAGACTTGAAAAAACATGGGATCAAATTTCTTTATTTTCATGATCCTTTTTTCATACTTTGGACTCGCTTTATTAATTACAGAAATCACAGGAAAATCGTTGTAATCGACGGAAATATCGCTTATACAGGTGGTATGAATGTAGGACAAGAATACATAGACGGAGGCAAAGAATTTAGCTCTTGGAAAGATACTCACTTAAGACTTGTAGGTCAAGCTTGTCATCTTTTGCAAAATATTTTTATTTGCGACTGGCACAATAGCGGAGGAGAAGATCTTAATGAATTTTTTGAAAATATAGAAAAACTAGGCGATAAGCTTTTAAACTACGAGAGCAAGCTTTTTCCTCAAATTCATGTAAAAAACTACCTTCCTATGCAAATCATCACTTCAGGACCTGATTC contains:
- a CDS encoding N-6 DNA methylase encodes the protein MTQLELKFNKEGKIYSHIRAKYLVATPEEIIRQKFVLTLVNNYKYDLAQMDEEVKTKYGKGTTRADIVIWQSIEDKQTNRLPFIVVECKADNIRISEDDYAQGESYARTLGAPFFITHNSYETRFWRILEDKVPGHRQEISNIPENKASKEEIEKLFNDLVAFKEDEFATKLHKCHNIIRNMDKLAPTEAFDEISKILFMKVYVERDLLKGKKENKFTVQYFEEAKKFNVNPLESLFSQTKKVFAKDEIFEVNEKIKLKESTILRIVEELEKYNLSLTSTDIKGIAFEKFLGSTLRGELGQFFTPRSVVDFMIEMINPRENEICCDPASGSGGFLIRIFSKIKEDIQKDLINQYEDFKLNLIGNKKEISQEESKKLNEKWQELQKELDNENKNTRLFKLSNSCIFGTDANDRMARTSKMNMIMHGDGHGGIHHHNGLLNVNGIFENRFDIILTNPPFGSQVEKDEKILEKDSQLKLDSKGKLAPKEGKEEYIEEYYKIYGKEIYQNAQRKILDNIGEPIASLFELKENLQSDKTEHLFINRCLDLLKPSGRLGIVLPEGVFNTPNASYVRKFVEGKAYLRAVISLPTETFISAKASVKCSILFLQKFSKEEQERYNELLEQNKAILESKHEKSLLNLEAIINYRRAKGEESKYTSEDKKRAKKELKELKDSINNEALQKTKEDFDYPIFMAEADFAGITSTGETGANVPNDFIDIYEEKDGKEFLKQKGIASHFKDFLKEYNINWGKNE
- the surE gene encoding 5'/3'-nucleotidase SurE, with product MKEILITNDDGFESEGLRKLVKMLRKEFKAKVTVVAPASEKSACSHSITLTKPLKFVKVGKRFYKLDDGTPSDCIYLALHALYKTRLPDLVISGINKGANVGEDITYSGTCAGAMEAVLQGIPALALSQFYTAKEKEFDFKNALKITKKIVKKIFNEGFVLGKKEFLNVNFPSAKSEFKGIKVCKAGKRVYNYKASSNVNPRGVEYFWLAAADLDHIDEKDSDISLLKKGYATITPIMLDLTAYERIKSVKKWLGLDDE
- a CDS encoding ThiF family adenylyltransferase, producing MMNDRYTRVKWLIGEDKFQKLGQMKVLVCGLGGVGGICVDTLFRTGFKDFTLIDADKFELTNQNRQLHSEFIDEAKAEVFERIYGANAKVKGIVSKIDTQFLQGFDLSKFDLVIDAIDDIPAKVALAHAINFKQQIFISATGGARKLDPTRIKTASIFKTHGDALAKKFRYELRKSGFRGDFDVVFSDEEAHCKDLGSFMGVTASFGLALASLALKKVLEK
- a CDS encoding class D beta-lactamase — encoded protein: MNLAFKKIFIFLLFLSVLKADENLKDLFKDMNLSGVLISFDGLSYKSNDFKRANQAFSPASTFKIANALIALDNGVIKDANEVFYIYKGEKVFLQSWAQDANLSTAMKNSAVPAFKELARKIGLKKMKEGLKKLAYGNEKISLIDEFWLDDSLKISAKEQVDMLFALMRLDLPFSKKAQEEVIKTLELKSGIYAKTGFNDKIGLAWIIGFVKQKKLAFAMNLDIKDFEDLPKRELLLENALQYKYF
- a CDS encoding radical SAM/SPASM domain-containing protein, whose amino-acid sequence is MKFQKIYIELSDICGLECSFCPSVKALRGVMSLDDFENLARKIHNKARLFTFHLLGDPLILENLEQYLNIARAYKMKLELTTSGFYLSKKNQALLLEFDNIRQINLSLMSFLSQKKLKFEAYFSPILELCDKHISLKKQSFINLRLWNLKPNFQSPLQNEPIYKLLEEHFKLKIDKEARQNRLARKIFLHQARLFKWASLNSKKIKTTGSCHALSKQLGVLSNGILVPCCLDSAGQINLGNIFENSLEELSLKPRFVKMKEGFKRGILLEELCQKCEFYKARNLSL
- the mutY gene encoding A/G-specific adenine glycosylase yields the protein MNLELLQEKILSWYEKNGRKELPWRYLARKKGKKFLDPKLKAFDKLDRAYLVYISEIMLQQTQVKRVLEHFYFPFLEEFPNLKSLAKADEQRLLKAWQGLGYYHRARNLKKCAKTCVLNFKAKLPKELKELERLSGIGSYTARAIACFAYEEALGFVDGNISRVLSRFFALENPSLKELQARADELLNPKNAFDHNQALLDIGALICTPKKAQCKLCPLNEACKGKNEPLSYPQSKKKNYENLDLALFILNFEDKIAVLKSKEALYKNLYNFPFDRLENCELEDMSLLAQFKHSYTKFKLNVKIFYQILKERDQRYEFKRVQDLQKLALSNLSLKALELFKKDEISKNLYRT
- a CDS encoding SIMPL domain-containing protein (The SIMPL domain is named for its presence in mouse protein SIMPL (signalling molecule that associates with mouse pelle-like kinase). Bacterial member BP26, from Brucella, was shown to assemble into a channel-like structure, while YggE from E. coli has been associated with resistance to oxidative stress.), whose amino-acid sequence is MMAFLKGLGIGILCLIAFLGGLVFTEFVFKKSPRDDRLVVNEVIESSLNITPSNFTSNVEFSASAFLSTKENLSGSEKAEITKAFNAILDRASKDKICRGGSYSVEPTFSYKDGISIPKGQRFSAYLNCTISKEQLQIYNTLLNDMDKIATQSNYITMSIPALKASFSEQDLKQSDEKLKEELIKQAQEKATYFSELTQKACTLQNLELSSNSHNIEPRVLMSSAKASGMSNDSFSNALPLVDEQTRKANASVRYLCKNP
- the cls gene encoding cardiolipin synthase translates to MIFYILTILFFTYVAIITLRMLLENRSPNSILAWFMVLVFLPYVGAFLYIFFGIDWKKSKEKISAKLPEDILKKFLSSHLEDENTILKKMKDHKLNTSLMNLALNTAYTPITTQNEVEIFYEGKMLFDRLLEDLRQAKTSIHMQYYIFRSDTLGKRIKEVLIQKAKEGVDIRLIFDGLGSLFGISAFYKRDLKKHGIKFLYFHDPFFILWTRFINYRNHRKIVVIDGNIAYTGGMNVGQEYIDGGKEFSSWKDTHLRLVGQACHLLQNIFICDWHNSGGEDLNEFFENIEKLGDKLLNYESKLFPQIHVKNYLPMQIITSGPDSKWGNIQRMYSKMINLAKKNIYIQTPYFVPDESFLQALENAALSGVKTHLMIAGIPDHKLSWWVAQTYFENLLNAGVKIYLYEKGFLHSKSCCIDTEVVCVGSCNIDIRSFYLLYEINAVFYDKKVAQNFEENFNENAKYSRLITLQEYQKQNILIRLRNSICRLFAPML